The window GCAAATTATCGCACCACGTCGAGCCGGACATTGGTGACACCCTTGTCGACCATGCCGAGCGCCTCCGCCGCGGAGGGCGAGATGTCGACCACGCGTCCGCGAACATACGGCCCGCGATCGTTGATCCTGACCGTGACAAAGCGGCCGGATGAGACATCGGTGACGCGCAGCTTTGTGCCGAACGGCAGGCTGGGATGGGCCGCGGTCAATTCGTTCTTGTCGAACCGCTCGCCGCTCGCCGTCTCCGTATCCGAATAGAAGCTGGCGAGGCCGTGCGAGACGCTCTGCTTCCCGTCGCCGTCGGGGACGCGCGCCCGGCTGATCGGACGCGGATGCAGCGCCGCCACCCGGTGCGGGCGCTCGACGGCGGCTTGGCGGTGGGTACCTAGATCGGCCTTCTGGCGGCCGACGGGCGATTGCGCACACGCCGCAAGCGACGCCGCGCCGATGATGGCGA of the Bradyrhizobium sp. WSM1417 genome contains:
- a CDS encoding septal ring lytic transglycosylase RlpA family protein, giving the protein MSRFARAETARISPATLCRILLAIIGAASLAACAQSPVGRQKADLGTHRQAAVERPHRVAALHPRPISRARVPDGDGKQSVSHGLASFYSDTETASGERFDKNELTAAHPSLPFGTKLRVTDVSSGRFVTVRINDRGPYVRGRVVDISPSAAEALGMVDKGVTNVRLDVVR